CCGCGGCCAGCACCACGAGCGCGTACGCGCCGGTGGCCTGCGACACCGCCCGCTCCACCGCGGCGGGCAGACCGTTCGCCCCGCGCGAGCCGGGGTCGCCCTCGTAGGCCTCCTCGATCAGGTGCGCAAGGACTTCCGTGTCGGTGTCGGACCTGAAGGTGTGGCCGCGGGCGGCGAGCGCCGACCGCAGCTCGAGGAAATTCTCGATGATGCCGTTGTGAATGACGACGATCCGGCCGTGACAGTCCGCGTGCGGATGCGCGTTCTCGTCCGACGGGTGGCCGTGCGTCGCCCACCGGGTGTGGCCGATGCCGACGATCCCGTGCACCGGCGATCGCTCGATCAGGTCGGCCAGACGGCCGATCTTCCCGGCGGCCTTGCGAATCTCGATGCCGCCGCCGTTCAGGACGGCGAGGCCGGCGGAGTCATACCCCCGATATTCCAGCCGCCGCAACCCGTCGAGAAGCACCGGCACGGCCGGCCGCTCCCCGATGTAGCCCATAATGCCGCACATAGAGGCCTCCATGGTCCTGGACCGGCATGCGCCGGCGGCCGCGGGACGGCGTCCCGGCGAGGCGCGTCGGCGTCACGGTCGCGCGTGGATGAGTTCTGGCGGCGGCGGGCCATACCCGCGTATACCGGCGGTACCGGAACGGGGTGCCCCGTGTACCGCCCGCTGCCTGAGGTGTGCGTCCTGAACGCCTTTTGTCCCCGGAGTCGCCTCCGGGTTTTGGCGGCGTTCATGAGGTCCGGACCAGACCTAGGGTCACCCGCCGAATGGGAGCCGGCGGCAACTTCCCCGCCGCGACTCCGCTGCTCGAGATCCCCTACCTCGTCAACTCACCGCCCGGGCACAACCCCGGCCATCCGCGGCGAGTTCCGGCGCTTGATACAGCGTGGTCCCCCCGCACCTCCATCGCCGAAAGACATTGTAATACGTGTATTGTAATACGCGTACTGAGTTTGTTATGCCACGAGCGACTAATCTTCTCAAGAATTCGCGGGCCTGCGGACAAAGTCTTGCCCCCGCTTCATTGACGTATGTCTATTTCGCCATCTAAAATGGTGTCATATTACGCATCATGATTGGAGACACCCAGTTATGCCGAAGCGGAGAAAGGACACGGCCAGAACGACGGTCACTCTTCCCAAGGCACTGCTTGAAGCCGCGGATCGCGAGGTTCGTCGGGGCGCTGCGACAACACGTAACGCGCTGATCGCGCGCGCACTCCGGCATGAACTGGCGGCTGCGCGGAGGAAAGAGATCGACGCCGCGTACGCGCAACTTGCGGACGACGCCGAGGCGAAGGCCGAATCACTTCAGGTCGCCGAGGAGTTTTCGCAGGCTGATTGGGAGGCGCTCCGCGAGGGCGAGGCCGAGCCGTGAAACGCGGCGATGTCTACGATGCGCGTCTCGATCCTACCGAAGGGACGGAGCAGGCAGGCCGGCGGCCGGTGGTCATTGTCAGCCGCGATGCAATCACAATGCACATGCCGATCGTGATTGTCGTCCCCGTCACGACCTACCGGATGGACCGCCGGCTCTATCCCAGCCAGGTACTGCTTCGCGCACCGGAGGGTGGTCTGACGGCAGATTCGGTCGCCTTGGCGGAGCAGGTGAGAGCGCTGGCCAAGGGCCGCCTGCATCGCCACCGGGGCACTCTATCTCCGCAAGCGCTGCGGCAGATCGACCATGCGCTAAGTATCGCGCTCGATCTTCAAAACTAGCGCTACTGTCCATTGCGGGGCGCCGGCTTGGCCACGACCGTGCCGCCGAGACGTCCCGCCACGAGGTCCGCCAGTTCCCGCGCGAGCGACTCCGCCTCGCCGGCGTCTTCGCATTCGGTCATCACACGCACCAGCGGCTCCGTGCCCGAGGCGCGCACCAGCACGCGGCCGCGCCCGGCGAGGTGCCGTTCGGCGCGGGAGACCGCCGCGAGAATTTCGGGATCGTCCACCCACCGGTCGGGCGACGCGACGCGCACGTTCAGCAAGACTTGAGGGTAGCGGTGAAAGCGCGACGCGAGCTCGTCGAGGCCGCGGCCGGCCTCGAGCATCACGTTCGCGATCTGGACCGCCGTCAGCAGGCCGTCGCCCGTGGTGGCGTGATCGAGAAAGATGACGTGGCCGCTCTGCTCGCCCCCGAGCGTGATGCCGGTCTCGAGCATGCGCTCCAGCACGTACCGGTCGCCGACGCGCGCGCGCTCGATCCGGATGCCGGCGCCCCGCAGCACGACTTCGAGCCCGAGGTTGGTCATCACGGTCGCGACGATCGCGCGGCCGGGCAGCAGGC
This DNA window, taken from bacterium, encodes the following:
- a CDS encoding ribbon-helix-helix domain-containing protein, with the protein product MPKRRKDTARTTVTLPKALLEAADREVRRGAATTRNALIARALRHELAAARRKEIDAAYAQLADDAEAKAESLQVAEEFSQADWEALREGEAEP
- a CDS encoding type II toxin-antitoxin system PemK/MazF family toxin; protein product: MKRGDVYDARLDPTEGTEQAGRRPVVIVSRDAITMHMPIVIVVPVTTYRMDRRLYPSQVLLRAPEGGLTADSVALAEQVRALAKGRLHRHRGTLSPQALRQIDHALSIALDLQN